Within the Thalassoglobus sp. JC818 genome, the region CCCGCCATTGAGGCCAGTCTTCCGAAAAAGCAGCACTGGAAGTCATTCCGACCAACGGGATCAAGACCGTCAGCCCAATCAGCCGTAAATTCATGTTTCTCCTCCGGGATTGAGTCTCGACTGACAGCTTCCCAACTGCAGTCTTGTAAAGACGAAATGAAGACAACTCGATTCTTCGATCGAGTTGCCGGGTTTGCTGTTCTCGAGGTTTGTTGTTCTCAAACTGTGAACGAACTTGGGATATGAACGGTCATATCTGCGGAATTGGCAACTCAATAGTCGCCTGATGAAGCCGATCAGCAATACCGCGACGAAACCACATTCATGGGTTCTTTGCACTCGCCAGAAAGTCATTGTTTGATGAAGTGAAGATTGCTCGCTTGAATTGCAGCAAATCAGAAATGGAGTGGCTCGATTCTTAACGCATTGAAAGTGCACGGCAGTATGACGTCATACAATTCTTCAAGAATGACAGAGATGGTGTACAAAAATCCCTGCTGCCATGGCAACATTCAATGAGTCAGCGTCCGCCTGCATGGGGATTGTTACAATCTGATCCGCCGAGGCAAGATACTCTTGTTCAAGTCCGGTATCTTCGTTTCCAAGCAGCAGGACACATCGCTCGGGCCGCCGAACATCAGACAGAGGAATCGCATCGTCAGACAGCGCAGCTGCCAGGATTTTGAAGTTCCATTGCTGCCGCAATTGATTGAGATCGCCCAGCAGACTCTGGCTCTCACGAATCGGGATTCGAAAACCGTTTCCCATGGAAACTCGAATCGATCTTCTTGAGAACGGGTCACTCGTTTGAGAACCGACGATGAGACCGCTCACGCCGAACCCTCTCGCCAGCCGAATGATGGAGCCGACGTTTTCTGGATTCGTCAGAAATGGACAGGCCAGAATCAAACACTTGTTGGAATCGGTACTCAGAAGTTCATCGAGCGGCGGATTCGCCGGCCGCAATCCGCAGGCCAGCACCCCAGCATGAAAGTTGTATCCGAGCAACTCACGAGACATCGCATCCGGAATGACGAACGCCGGGACGTTATGTTTGGACCACTCCTCCGCAAGTGCGAGCTTACCCTCTC harbors:
- a CDS encoding RNA methyltransferase, translating into MQITSVNEIEDPRIAVYRHVKKTNLTRWSGQFIAEGQKVVERLLQSGLSVESILIREGKLALAEEWSKHNVPAFVIPDAMSRELLGYNFHAGVLACGLRPANPPLDELLSTDSNKCLILACPFLTNPENVGSIIRLARGFGVSGLIVGSQTSDPFSRRSIRVSMGNGFRIPIRESQSLLGDLNQLRQQWNFKILAAALSDDAIPLSDVRRPERCVLLLGNEDTGLEQEYLASADQIVTIPMQADADSLNVAMAAGIFVHHLCHS